The nucleotide window caAGAAAAAGGAGTTTAAACAATAGCAAGATTTAAACCCAAAACCTCCGCAATACGAGCCTCATTGCTAATCACTACCCCATAGCATTATTTTCTTCTCATCGCCTGAAACGAGAGTTACAAACCATCAGCGAAAATCTTCCGGACACCGAACTATGACTTAGCAAATTGCTAATACCAACTTCGATAAACGGACGCCAGTGACATAGTCAATTTGCATAATGAAACACATActcacgaacaattaacgagcaggaaaaagtgacatcTTCCAACTGTGGAAAACCTGGAAAGAAAACGATTATTTATCGATGGAAATTCAGAAAGCTATCGTGTGCAATTGTTTTGCAGTGGCACTGCATGTTCAAGCATTAAACAAGGCAACCATAAAATCTGGGTGGGCATCCATTGAGATGAATTTTGGGTGCCCAGGCTAAAATCTGGGATCCATGGCAACTGAGCACTCGTTAAAATTGCACTCTGATTACAACTATActataaattatgttttttctaACCTATAAGTAAATTAAGTTCATGGAAACCTTGAGGTATTTTGTACCACTAAAATATCGCATTTATTGTCATGTATTTTGTGCTCCTGAAAGCCTGGACACAGAAACAGGAGTGTAAAGACTTACAAATCTTAGTCTGTTCATGATTACCGAAGTTCCATTCATACCTTACTtttgtttagactttagatTAGAGCATTACTACGATGGCACAGCTAGGTATCGAAGACGAATTGCATTTTCGTGAGCACAGCGTTCAACAAAATACACATATTAAATGCTGTATATAGGGTACAAAAAACACGTGCGTAAGTGCGATTTGAAGTCGTTTACCTTTAGAACGTTCTGTTCGTCGATCTCCTCGTGAGAGCAGAGATTGTCGAATGCTGTCTTTCAGACAATATCTTCCCCATTCATCGATGGACTTACTGTAAATTAAAACCAAAGTAGACTTTTGCGACTGGTGTAAGATTAATCTGcaaacaatcaaacaaaagtcattaaaactttaaaagctTTTGGCTCACAAAAAAAGTAGCTGCCCTTACGACAAAAAGTTATCTAGTTCCGTTGGTCGACATACATGTTGGGAGTAACGTGACTGAAAGTGTTAAGATGTAAAGAAACGTAGGTTTAATTGAAATGGATTCCAGAAAGTTAAAACTACAAATTTATGAATTATTTATCTTTTTCCATAAATAAATGACAGCACAAAAACCTGAATCTTGATGAAATTATATAAATCTTCAATTCCAATCCAATAGACGAAATACTTCCtgaagtaggcctattttaCACACAGTTCAAAGTGAAATTTAGCTACATAATCGAAAGCTGCATGAAGAAATAGCTTTTTACTGAATATTTCGCTGGCTTAGTATTACACCACACTGAACCTACTGGGCagttttacatgaaaaatACTGGAAAATTGTGGAAGCACGACAGTGTATTACACCGCGTACACTGTCACTAACCAACTAGAACTAACACTAACCAACTAATGACACTAACCAACTAGCAATATGGTACAATGGTGAGACAACAATACAAGCCATCAACAGCTTCGCCATCTCATCAATCTTCGTCCACCGCTCAAATTGACTGTCTAAGTTCCCTTTCTGTTTGCAGCGCGATGTCGCAttcttgtgatgtcataattgttGCGCGGAGTGATAACTCTACAGTTGCAAGACACCAACCGCCCCAGCAATGCAGCGACATGTAGCCTCCTTTTTCGATGCAAACCAAATGCTTGAGCATTTGACATTACGGCTGCCGGTTAGCTGGCTGGTGTGCTAATACATACAATCAGACATAGGCTATGTTTCATATTATAGTTGGTAATGCATCCATTCAAGCACAACCGCACATAGTTGAACCATAGAAAACAAATGGTATCCTTACAGTCAATAGATCCAAGTGCACAATCACAGGATGCTTTTTAATGCTTTGTATGCAAAACCCAGTTATTTAAATTGTGGCGTCATCTGGCTGtgtatttgtatatatacaaaaatcaTCATCAAAAAGCGGCCGAGGTGTACCATACCGGGAAGCCTATACTACATTCCTATTACCTATCACAAGGTGCACTTAATTAACTCAAACCTCACCATAATGATAAGTAACCATGACCCAAACCctttgcaaatatattttgagAGAGCGAATCACATTTAGTAACTTATAAaccaaaacagtaaaatatttcacgACCTGAAAATGTATTTCGGGAtgttacaaaatattatttgtaGCGGTTCTTAGtgctgttaaaatattttcaacgaccaaacttttttttgcaaaaataatgcaaatatttttaaaaaactcgTTGAGTGTAAGAAATATATTAGaagtgaaaataattttgttgttttgtaaaaaaaaataggTGACcgcaaaagtgttttaaagctttaaaatgTATTTGTCCGTTcccttaaaatatttttcttaaagAAGAAGAATTTAGGTGAACTGAAGGAGCTATCGTCTAATGAAATTATGTCACTTGTTATTTATagcattttgaattttatcgtttttatgGCGAGTTAATTCTCTAGTGCGTTGATTACTTCACGgtgttttggttttagttGATTAATTGCAATTGCCATTGTTTATCTCAcgttttgtgcacttttatcTTATCAATAGCTTGACACCTTGCCTTTTGTATCCTATAAAAGCCGTTTGTTAAGAGATTTGAAAAGATCGGTTTTGGTTTTGGTTTTGGTTTTGGGTCGTGGAGGCTGTTCAATAAAATGAGTTCATTTCTTGGGTTTTAATGAtggtgtcgcggttcaccgtGAATGTGGGAAGGCAGCCTGGTATTcgaaagcaaaaatattcgGTTACAATCGTACTCTCCAAATATATTCGAAATATGTTTGGCGAAGCAGTAAGATATTTTGGGAAGTTGCAAATTATTATATGTAGCCATTCTTAGTGCCATCCAAATATTTTCTGATCAGTCGAGTGTCAGTCAATCAGTCAGTTGaatcaagtcgagtcatttcaAACGATGACTCCAAGTCGAGTCTTTGATAAAAGTGATTCGAGTCATTATGACTCTGATTTtgatatataggcctatggcAATCTATGTTGCACAAAAGTGAAAACTGTTATGTGTGAGGTATTAGGTTGGCAAAGTGAAACAAAATCACCGTGATCACTAGCAATAACGCGTTGAAAAGAGTGGGATGATAAGTTGGGATGGGATATACCATGTGTGTTGCTTTTTACTTAGGAGACATAGCCTAAGGTTAAACTGCAAAACTTGTTACTCAACTTTATTTCCAGAAAAGCGGTACACTATATAGTGCAGTCAACGTTTGTTGTTCGGAAATTAATGCTAAAGCCTAAACCATGAAATATCGAGTCCTCATCGTTCTTATTGCTAGTGGTAAGCGAAGTTTATAAGCCACTTAATGTATGACGAAAAATTGGCATGGtttcttgattttattttaaagtgtACACCTAAGTTTAATCATAGTTTTTccatttagttactgattAGCCTATGTGTTATTAACTGatatttccataaatttaCAGAGTTGTTATTTGCTGGTCTGGCATCAAGCTGTAAGTCAAaaaaatgtagcctatatatgacATGCTTTAGTTGTAAaggttttaaaagtttgctaTTTATGCTtataatcaatttttttgtgtttgtttccataaaagaaaaacaaagcaaaattgaTCTTGAAAAAAGCTTAATTTATCCTAGCAAACAGGGTTTGCCAAGAGTGCGCTGATGAGTGCGACTTCCCCGTGGAGGGGACCGCTTGCAGAGACTGCGTCATCAACAGATGCCGGGACAATATGAGTAAGTACATAGATGGCGTATGACGTTAATACTGGTACTTTGGCATCCGAGCATTACCAGAGCGTGTGGAATTATtcggtttgttttgtttattctgTTTCATTATTAATTTTACTCTTTCGACACAGGTATATGCGGACAGCATCCGTTTCAACTTCAAGAACAATGCCTTGATGAACCATGCTACACAATGCACATGGTGGACACACCTACCTGGGTTATCTGTGTGGACGAACAAGGAAAAATACTTTCCAACCACACGTGCTGTTGGTGGGGAGAAAAGTAATCTATAAAACCGATAAAAAATTACAGCAAGGAGATGTTTGGAAGCTTATTATAGTGTTGTGATGTGCAAGAACTGTTGCAATAAACGTAAACCCTGATATAGACTAAAAATGTCGTTATTTCCGTGTTTGAAGCCTTTGAAGCACGACAGAAATCCTCCACTGTCAGACAAGGCTGTGTAGAGCGCAATTTGGGTCCGTGCCTAAAAGTAAATTTGAACTCCTGCAAAAGTTATGTATAAGCTTGTAGTTTCAAATATACTAATTCATAAACGGGTATTGCTAAATTTACACATTATACACAAACTGTGACTACACACTTTGTGGGACACATCTTGCCCACATGGGTACAAAAACTTAGTAGTGGGTCTGTCAGCATTTAAACGGTAAACGCACAGAAAGTTGAACTTATTATATACAATGCCTTTTAATATCCGTGTTCTTACTATGCATACTTCTTTCTTCGTCAAAGCGTGAGAATGAACGTGATTTGCAATATTAAGCCCCGTTAACCTGTTTGACCCCCTTCTTCACTGGCCTGTTGTCAATCGCAGTAGATTTATGCAAAACTGCAACTAATTGCCGCAACTGTGTAGGGAAACGGTTTTCAGTGTACGTAGTTTTGATTACTTCGTCTTTGGGGTAATAATTCTTCCTTTTCCAAAAGTCTGTCGAGCCGACAAACCCACACTAAAACGTCATGCTTTGAAAGTGAGTGGTTACCTTTGGAATTGGTGACTTTTGCTGGTGAAAATTCGTTGAACTAGCTAGTGACTAGTTTGGTATCGCGGCAATTTGATATAGGCTATAACGTCATATTCAGAAAACAATAGTTAAAGTTTACATTCTCGAAACAAAACGAGTAAAAACACATGTTGTGTTCTTGCATAAAACAGTGGAATGATCGGGTTAAAATTGTGCCATAGTTATAACTAGGCGGTTAGCCTACAATGACCATAAACCTTAAAAGTTTCTCCTCTGCTGCCGCCCATTTTTGAAATCTGATCCAAAATGGTCACTTTATGGAAACATTAACTACACTTTGGAAGTCTGGAGAAGCTTATTCAAAGTGGGAGagtaataatttaaaacaaattgccCAAATGTTTGCAAACCACTAATCCCAACGTTTACAACGTTTTTAAGAAGAATTTACGTTTCACCACCATCAAGTTAATTCTGTAAAGAAAAATCAGAACTTTATGGCCAAGCAGTAAATTTGCAATCTGCCGCAAAAGCGGAAATAACAACATGACAGCAAAATGTCACGAATCATGATGGTTCGtggtttattaaaagtttttttttcgaaTAATGATGTTTCTGGAGCTGATTATTTCATGTGTGTGACTTTTAACTTAGCGGACGAAAACTGTCAAGTTATCTAGTCTACTTGATTTCTATAGAAATATGCCATGCGAGCACTATGATGGCTGATACCCAAGTTAAGATACAATACCCATGCCCagaaaaaaaacgaaataataCCTTGCGGCAACGGATGCAGTTggtcaagaaaaaaataaatcgtaTTTTTAAGACTGAAAAGTACACGCAGGTTGTTATAATGTTTTGATGTGAAAGAACTCTAACAAATAACTCACATCCAGAAACAAAGGCCGTTGATTACAAAGATAAACTCACGTGAAAGTTGAACtaactgttttgaaaaaaacaccAGAAGCGTTCAACTACAACGTAAAGCCATGGGGCGTAAACAATTTAAAGGTTGttttcttgcaaaaaaaagGCTAAGAGCACAAGAATCCGCTTTGCTTTGTCAAAACAAAACCGCTACTGGAATTTTAAAACCAGAAAAACGTTCAACCGCATAGGAGCTGGGAAAACAGAATATTTCTTGTTGGTAGCAATGACCACACTTCCGAAAACAGAGATTTGACATAACCAGTTTATAATTTTACTTCGAACGAGATATAGCCTATACCTCAATCTATCGTTATCGAAAAGCCATTTAAGCCACATCAACAGCATATTTAACTGATCACCCCatagataaaaatattttcttgaacAATGCAAAACACAGAGAAGAATTTTGTAATGTTTCGGTAGATTGTTgttaacaaattaaatttttaggaAGTTTGTTATGTATGTCTGTATGCATCGAAATGTCTCCAAAAACCACAGCCAAAATTTAAATAAGCATTCAAATAACCCCAGGGTAAAATAACGGCAGTGGAACCACTAAGGCAGGAATGTTAGCCTACACACTTAGTGAAGAGGTAAGTGTAAAGTTTAGAACAAAAGTTGTAATGAAATGTTAagtaaaaaacttacaaacgAAACACAACAAGTTTGAGGGTAAAATTTTAACGAATATGCTGTACATTTGGCTGAAAACAATTTGGGCTGTATCCGTTTTTAGCCATTGCAACTCTCAATTCAAACATTGTCTCTTCTACTCTTCTCCTGCTGTCCTCATAAATATTCCTGAACCGAGTCCTGTAAGTTTCGGATGTTGCCCGGAAGCGCCTCAGAAGCTCCTC belongs to Clavelina lepadiformis chromosome 6, kaClaLepa1.1, whole genome shotgun sequence and includes:
- the LOC143462617 gene encoding uncharacterized protein LOC143462617, translated to MKYRVLIVLIASELLFAGLASSSNRVCQECADECDFPVEGTACRDCVINRCRDNMSICGQHPFQLQEQCLDEPCYTMHMVDTPTWVICVDEQGKILSNHTCCWWGEK